The genomic interval TGCTATCGAAGGTGTTGTGGTACACGAGAAATGGCTGGCCTGCGCATGTCACTGATAGTGAATTGGAACCGTACTTTGTTCGCCGGTATGAACTATCGGTAGATCAGCAGTGTGTTACGTGGGGAAATCGGGTAATTGTTCCGCACTGTTTGCGTAACCAAGTATTGGCACTTTGTCATGAAGGTCACCCCGGAGTTACGCGCATGAAAATGCTCGCGCGCAGCTATGTCTGGTGGCCTCAGTTAACCCAAGATATTGAAAATATTGTTAAAAGTTGCTGTACTTGTCAGTTGACGCAGAACGCTTCACCTAAGGCCCCACTACAAACTTGGGGTTGGCCGAGCCGCAGATGGCAGCGAATCCACCTGGATTTTGCATTCGCAGACAACAAGTGGCTCCTCGTGCTGGTGGATGCCCACTCCAAGTGGGTGGAGGTGTTTGTGATGAATTCAACAACGACCGAGAAGACCATCGAGAGGCTGCGTGGGGTGTTCGCATCGTATGGCCTTCCAGAGGAGGTTGTTACGGACAACGGGCCTCAGTTCACGGCAAAGAGTTTCACAGAGTTCCTGCTTAAGAACGGAGTGCGGCACACCAGAACACCTCCCTACCACCCCGCATCCAATGGAAGCGCCGAGAGATGCGTCCAGACGGTGAAACGGGATCTTACGCGACAGCTTCTCGACGAAAGGTCATCGGGCCAGAGTAAGACCCTACAGCACCGCATAGATCTCTTTCTGTTCAGGTACCGGAACACACCGACCACAACCACGGGGCAGACACCAGCAGAACTGTTTTTGTCGTGGTCGCCCCGCACTCGCCTGACTATGCTACAGCCAGACCTGGAGAGACGGATGGAAGAACGGTTCTCCAAAGTAAAGGCCCAAGTTGACGAAAGAAGAGGGTCGGAAAGAGCTTACAAAGAGGGGGAAAGCGTTCTGGTCCAAGGCCTTCGTCCAGGTGATCCCAAGTGGCTGATAGGTGTCATCGAAAGAAGGTGCAGTGCCGTTACGTACCTTGTGCGCGTAGGATCCGAAAACAGGTTCACGCATGTAGACAATTTACGTCCGCGCTACTTTGAGAGTGTCGAAGAAGGCCCCAGTGAGCGTCCCTGTTTCGTGCCCAGCTCAATTCCAGAACCTGGGTCCGAAGCCCCTCCTACGAGCCCCCGTCCCCTTCCGGTTCGTGAGCCTCCCAGGTCTGctaccgcaccgccggagccacccGGAGACTCAGCTCCCTCGGAACAACCAAATGCAAGTCCACATCAAGGCTCTGCCCCGGCAGCGTCCCCTCTGCGAATACCTGCGTCTCCTCTGGGCGCTCAGACTCTTCGACGCAGTGCTCGTACAAGAAAACCTCCCGATTGGTATAGGCCATAAACATTGTAGGAAGGAGTGTGGTGTCATGCGAAgccagtgtgacgtcacgctgatagcgccggTGCTTCATGGCTATATAAGCGCTGTGAACCGGGCGCTCAGTGTTCTTTTGTGCTCAGTATTCATGTAGTAATAAACCATCTTACTGTTCTCGTTCCCGGCCACTCTGGCTCTGCTCGTCCCTCGAGGCTACAACACTGAAGATGTCGCGCGCGCCGAACCTAATAATTTCAGACTTTCAGAGAGCACTGCTGCGGCATTTATACAATCGTATGTGGAGCAACGAAACAGCAAAACAGAGAGGAAGGGGATCACAGGCGCAAACTGACAAGTTCTTGAAAGTGACAACGCTATTGCGGCGGCAGCATGCTGTGCTTGTGCCCCCTTCGCAGGATTTTTTGGTCAGGCACACATGGTTCtaagggggagaagccacagcgtctGCCCGAACAACATTAACGTTAAAGCGTGCCGCCACTCTCTTGAAGCGGTGGGATACACGGACAGGCGGAAAAATTGCAGCAGGCATGTTACCCTGATGCTGTAATAGCAGCCACCAGTGAACGTGTGCTAAAAGAAGTAAGAACACATGGAAAGTTAGCACCGGAAGGAAGAAGTGAGCAAAACAGGCCGTTCTTCATGATCCCTTACATTCACGGAGTATCCCACCACTTCAAGAGAGTGGCGACACGCTTtaacgttaatgttgttttttcagccacaaATAAGCTAAAGGGGATTTGCCCGAGACTGCAGTACCggcaaaaaagaaacgaagaagcaaGAGGTCAGTGCACCATGAAGCATGGCCTTCGCTTTGTGTCTTGTGTAAAGGGGGTTGTGCACCAGATCCCCCTTTCCTGTGGGAAAGCTTACGTAGGCCAGACTGGCCACTGCCTGAACACCCGTCTGCGCGAGCGCCAAAGCTCCTTAAAATGTGCTCCATCTTCGAATTTGGCCTTACATTGCCGTCAGTATGGTTGCGATCCGCAGTTTGAACTAACCTCCGTTTTATTCCGTCACAGGGTACAATCAACTCGCGAGATAGCGGAAGCTTGCGTCATCCAGAGGCAAGGCACCTTGTGCGTAAGCCAGCCGTCTGTACACCTACACGATAAGGAATTATTCCTTAGCGTAGCTTCATAACATCGCGTAAATACGCGATGTTATGCGCAGTAGTACGACATGGTTTCTTTAGTCTAAAGAATTTTCATGTCATGAGCCAGATGCttgagatcgttgtgattagtgATGTACATATTCTTGCGTGCTccgaaataaacgtggtttgagttagcgcttgtgctgtctacgtctctatgtTTTGTGTCCCCAGTCGAAGCTTTGCTTCATAAGTTTCTGGTAAACAGGATGACGAAACAAAACGTAAGTGTTACTCGCTGAACTCCACTGATGCGCTCAAAACTTGTCGTCATAATGTGAAAATATTAGTTTTATTTAGATATTTGTGGATGAGTGATAGAAAAGCACAACAGATTGGAACAACCTACCTTTTCCACAGTTATCATCTAACACCGATTTTTTAGAACATGTAAGTCTTTGACCTTACTGGAATTTATATACCATTATCGGTTATCTCATATTCCCTTATTCATTGTCTAGTCCGTTATTGTAACGACTTCTTAAAATGCTTTATTTTtagtgtgcgcatgtgcgtaTATATGTGTGACTCGCTTTTTTCAATTTGGTCATATTTCAAGTGTGTAAAAGCTTTATATATGACTGTGTTGCTACTTTTGTGGCCTTACACTTGACATCGCCATTTCTTAAAAATTATatgccctctttctttttttgtcgctgtTTTTACATCTATTATTGTCGCTCACGCTTTGTGTTTTATGCATGGTTACGTAGGTAACACCAGCGACGACAAGGCTGAGCAATAAGCTACATCACTTTTTCCAGATACAGCAGCAGACTTCATGGCGAAATCAGTTGTTGCCCATATTGTGGTTGAACGCTAAAATATTTTACAAAGCAAATCAGCAGCCAGGTACTCACTCGGCCAAGTTCACAAGCCACAATGAAGATGAACAGCGAAGAGCACGAGATGGGCTGAACATTTTGTCAACAAAGTAACACAATGAAATAGCGGGGAACAATGCTCTTCAGGGGGCTGATCAGCCGAGGTTCTCTCTTCACCCTTTTTCACCTTGTGTACGTAACGGTGAAAATAATACgttcttgattgattgattgattgattgattgattgattgattgattgattgattgattgactgattgattgattgattgattgattgattgacttacGGATCTTCACAAGATCGCGCAATGACGTATCCCGATGTCTATGTCTGAGCATACTCTGTTCTAACTGAACAAAACAATTTCTTCAGACCGTTAGCAGCTTTTTGCGGAGAGTATCGTACTGCCACCTGTGAACTATAAGGAGGAAGATAGCAGCTGTGACTGCAGAAATGCCCGTCAGCTGTCGCTGAATAGCACTATCGCGATCCATAGCAGAAGCACATGTTTATGTTTTTGTTGTACTTCACACACcaaaaaaaagtagaagaaaaaatTTGCGTCGAAATAAATTCATAAcgcatttaaaggggtactgacacgaaaatttttagttgtcgttttcttgctcCAATAATAGGCTTAATATGAACCTCGGTCTCCATAAACATGTCTCTTTTCCCTGTGTACAACGTactgccattcccagagtgctatAGGATATAACTAGCCATGTTAATCTTTAAGAAAATCAGAGATAACTTTCAAATTTTTTGCTGATACATATTTAAGCGGAGATGTTACCTGTAATTTGTGCACTGTTGCGTTGGTCGTGCCAATGTGCCAGACTAACTGTGGCGTACAGTCAATTGATAATCAAATTGTTCTATTGTTCAACAAGATTCCTGATATAATTGAATACGCTAGGAAGCCTAGAAACATCACACAATTTAGGAAACGAATTATgaattctgcttgcttgaaatacgagcgcgtaacgtagACGAGGATTTAATAACGCACTTGTCTGTGTGTTATtaagtccttgtctacgttacgcgctcgtatttgaagcaagcagaatgaatcactAACTAGCCCAGTCAACCATTTTGAAAAATTATGAATGTAATAAATTCAACACAGTTCTATGGTGCATGTGCTGAGAGCATTTAATGTATGTAATGTATTTAATGTGTTCATTGTTTTTCATATTACATTTCAATTTGCATGTAGTTGAATATATCATAAATGGTGCTGATCAtagtgaatttttattttttgctgaggAGAAGCTTTGCTTGCATCTTTGTCTTATATTTCTCCTATTGTAGTATTCCTCGCTTACTCATTGTTTGTATGTGCATCGTTGCATATTTCTACGTGTTGTCTTGCTATACGTGACCGAAGTGCCTCTCGAAGAGTGGGCCAAGACAGGAGACAGACACTCTCCTTTTGCCCCCTTCGGgggcattttgtgaaaatgcccgaataaatgaaatgaaatgaaatgaaaggcCAAGTCCTGAACAGCCTATATATTGTACTTcaaagcgtgagtgcaccctcaaaaagtaattacagtacgttGCAATAGCGACACTGTTAAATCTCGAGGTAAAACGTATGAACAGCAAGAACGTCATGATCGTAAACGGGCATTCGGctttaataaaaataatatatcatcatttgccgagcttcacacttgctcagattCGTCTGTGTATACAGGCGATTCCTAAGGCAGAGCAACTCATCTTTGCAAAATGGTGTGAGTACCCCTTTGAGGCATGAATTGAGGGCGGAGGCGGGGCTAAAAACAAGATTTCCGAAAAAATATGCATTTTCGAATTTGAGCTGCTTTGGGTGGAATGTTCATTAAAGAACATACTCACCAAGTTTGGTTGTCATCTGTACAGCAGaaaagaataattttttttttcacgagaggGTGGGGTGAGTTTCCTGAGGACAGCGTCTCTGAAACGCCCCTTCAAGAGGCGGCTGCAAAGCGGACAAGTAGCCGAACGCGTAGTGAACGCCCATGTTAGATTGTTTGTTCTTCGCGCTTTTTTTCACAGAAAACCTTCTGTTGTGAGTACATAAgatgacaaataaataaattaaaaaggcaCATTTTTTGCTGCGCGCCGAGAGCAGCGTCGCTAAAAAAGTGGAACTGACGCTCAAATTGGCGGAAACGCATCACGTGACCATCCACGCCTGCTTTCGCGTCATTCCTGAGTTACTCCTACTGTGtttgtgtgccactcggctgaCATGTTCGTTTTCCTCAGAGTTCATTGCGATCAGCGCGTGGTCCGTTTTGTGACCAACACGTGTTGTGATCAACATTCACAGTTCGAAATCTGCGAAAATTGAAGACTGTTGCATGAAATTGTCGCACTACAGGGTCATCTTTTGAGCAAGGTCGTGTTCGTGCAGGAAGTCGCTTTGATAAATTTTTGCCGAGCATCGAAATAAATAGCATGTTGTGAAATCTTTAAACTAATTTTTCTCAGTTCGCATTTTTCGGGAGAACGAGCcacttagaaaaaaaatcacagcatatccacggagtgaatgatgatgagtgggcgaagctgcggaggttcatcggtaaaccgtgaatcttccgtgaattctgcccagtacatcatcaccgacgtgagatcgggcgcgttatactaaaggttcgatgagttatgacgacttgcagcgcactttaattttacatgtacgctgtgaattttcaatgtttagaaaaccattgctttagaaaacatctggcgtctttcgttaagcagctggcgtcttttcgttttgctttagaaacatctggcgttctttcgttttgcttttacaaaacatctggcgtctttcgttggtttatttcatcaatcaacggcgttttgaacaaaatttttattgtttaatcacgcacaggagaaatctcaccaggcactaccttggaggtaaacaatggctgctaatgggaatgagagacagaagaagtcggcttttagctaacacttacacttctacttctactaacgtttcctactggaacatgccaatggctggtaatggggaatgagagacagacgaattcggcttttagttaacgcgcacgctgcgaattttttattgttcaacaacgcacaggaaaaatctcccaccggcaccaccttggaggtcaaagcgtaagactggttacgcactacgactacgagggacgaacgggtgccgccttaaggagcttcgcccctaaaacaatcaTTTCCGATCTGCTTCACCAAAAGCTTCTAACAAGGCTGTTTATAGACTGAAGTTTTGTCAGGAACAAGGTAGGGTACCTATTGGATCCCTAGGTAGTctctaacaaacaaacaaaaaatcacTAGTCTGACAGGTAGTGACgaggaaaattacaccatctcccgctaaagggaaccatgtggggatgcgaagcagcgcacgggtcgacttaaagtcccgatgttaacgcgtccttgcatgtggagcccACCATGAATTCATTGTAGTTGATGTTGCTGTTACTGGTCCCTAtttcttgttggagcacgccacgcgagttcatcgcgcgtctgcagaatctcgttccccgacgccatcacgtgattgctgagagagtgtaagggggagaggccacagcgtcttacccaggcccttacacaggcccgaacgcgctagcgcgtgccagcacacatggttttgtctgcgttacgccaagctaggacagcatacggcaccccgggcccctaaagtgctctgcacgtatgatCATCAAAGCcgttgaagaacaagaggaagaagacttctccttggcgcgagagcgcgctcagatggctatgctaggtggtcgCCGGACACAGCCAACACCCTATAGACTAGCTAAGGCCTGttcacatcctcctctcctagcacCTACGTCACCACACTACGAcggagcttttaggggcgaacctccttaaggcggcacccgttcgtccctcgtagtcgtcgtcgtcgtagtagtagcagtagtagtagtagtagtcgtagtccgtaacaagtcttacgctttgacctccaaggtggtgccggtgggagatttttcctgtgcgttgctgaactataaaaaattcgcagcgtgcgcgttaactaaaagccgaattcttctgtctctcattccccattagcagccattggcatgttccagtaggaaacgttagtagaagtagaagtgtaagtgttagctaaaagccgacttctgtctctcattcccattagcagccattgtttacctccaaggtagtgcctggtgagatttctcctgtgcgtgaataaacaataaaaattttgttcaaaacgccgttgattgatgaaataaaccaacgaaagacgccagatgttttgtaaaagcaaaacgaaagaacgccagatgtttctaaagcaaaacgaaaagacgccagctgcttaacgaaagacgccagatttttctaaagcaatggttttctaaacaatgaaaattcacagcgtacatgtaaaattaaagtgagctgcaagtcgtcataaatcatcgaacctttagtataaacgcgctcgatctcacgtcggttgggcagaattcacggaagattcacggtttaccgatgaacttccgcagcttcgccgactcatcatcattcactccgtggatatgctgtgatttttttaaagacgatagtctttcttggggaacttaaaccaaggaggttaaacttaaacgcagaaattgtggtctgtctgtctttctgtttgtctgtctgtcacccgattcagccacccggccaaagttgaaccacttgcttaccgcccgccCATCTTgtactggtacggctgttcatgattgtgaacgttgtcgatcaaaaagtaaatattacgcatatctgaggcgcaacatcactaggtaagtattaggtggtgtgttcctttaatagaaaatacatagatacatagatacataattctaaagaccctagtttcttaagctgcggctgcagctgcgctgaaagtgccaTGCTATGCATAAGTGCCTCTTACGAAAGTGCCATGCTGAAAgtgcctctataggcggtgcacaaggcgtataacgccttgtgcaccgcctatagaggcgccactgatagccacctagcgggcgccgccgacagtacgtgcgggaagccgagcagacgacagcactttgcacagctttggtgtgaggagatggatgaagttcgcggctgctatttccccttcgcgcgggtgccagccaactaattctgcactggcagctgtaggaaaggcgcgggcctctacgaaagtggagtTGTGCACGATGTTTCTCATGAACGAGCGCCTAACTAAGCTCACGTCACCGATTTcgacgatacgagaaacagcgcgacacacgggacagtgaaagagacggaccaagcgctgacttacaaccaaggttttattccgtacattcCGTAcatttcactgtcccgtgtgtcgcgctgtttctcgtatcgttgaacatgtaccaaccggcccaaatacgcaccttattaccgatttcgaacgacggcatgaaagcctggcaccGACTGTTCGTGTGCGACAGAGCGCgtgcatcgaaaaaacaagtataaaaaggcgccgagagcgtgcccccttaccctctccgcagaagacgccaccgacgcagccaacgcacgcgaaagatcgggatattcgagaaagcaaagcagcgccagcggcgccgtctgattccgcagaggaatcggtgagagaatctcgccctttccctagcttttgctgtgctacgcacagacgaatcatacgcaccttcccccttcccgaacccaggcgcgagccgatacaggcaatgcaagcaatgcaagcgcgcggcggcgcggccagcgcggcgacggagagtcagtCAGAGAGAAGTTAGTCAGCGAAGAAGTtgtgtcgttctagtgatagcatcgttcgttCGACCGCAGAAGGCGTGTTATTTGATGATGTAGTGCtgcgagtaaagtatcaagagatgacgccgcgggagcagtgacaagttttgaagagggtcgccgaggagacatgtgatgaccgactgcggaagagaacgaacgtccgcgtgtagtgaatcgtcatgccggtgaatatcaaaggtgcatCGCGCAGACAAACGTAACAAGACGCAGCTACGAggtacagctcgtggtgaacatccgctttgttttgtttacaaaggtgacgtctcaatcacttcttgttctttctgaagtcaatcattgctgcatttctgtttctgtaaataataaatatagaacttagcttgtaatagcctGGTACATGTActgcgctagtacaagctaagttcatggatgaccaactcgcccgaactacaacacttctgaaatatagaacgtttgagcgaagtgcacTTGtggggcacggcggtcgaactgaaccaacacatgctcaggcttataactttggtcgtctaccagtgtcaacatgatcgagtgcatccaacTAGCACCGATATGGAAGAACAAAaacattagaacaagaagcgacgtgttaactcgcacaatgacgaagcggctcgccttggccaacgaacagcggcgatccattgcttccgtcgttcttgcccaggaggccttgcggtaagtaaaaccgtgttccgggcgcgttttttttaggtgtttgagcactccactccacatcaattgttattcgacatcccttgaagtttcggccatcacacatacgacgaacgttgcttatttcaatacgcaaacgtgaacaatgcggaaacacacgtacaatgacgtaggaaaccacggcggccgtctgcttgctttcccgagagtaatgaccaagttcgccgcctatggcgcttccgtcggcgcgcactaggcgtgcAGATGCAAAGCTGAAAAATTCTGGGGAGGTGTTGAACAGCACCCCCTCtctcgatcccccccccccctctttggttACGCCGATAGTTCTGCGCCATATTTGTGTCTTTGCGCTATTATGAATCCTTCAGATGTTAACTAACACGCCCAACGACAAGTTCTATTCGTAGAAAGGTGGGCTAGCTCTTtttgctgaaagctacgcaacaTGCATGATACTGGCGAACAGGACACGGACGAGTAGAGACACCAACAACGCGGTGTCTCTCCGCACGTTCGTGTCCTCTTTGCCAGTATCATGTtatacagcaggggcgtagccagaaataatttaCCGGAGCGGTGGCGGAGGCTGTTTCAGCCATacttgtgtatgtgtgcatgtatatatacatatgcaaaattaaaaaaaaaatctgggggtgggggggttcaacctcccaaCTCCCTGGCCACGGCAATTTTCATAGCTGTAAGTAATAGAAGTGACCGCGTTGGACTAGCGAGaaacacgccagcgggaagcatAACGCCTTCATACGTCGCAAGCATGGTGTATATATTTTACCCCGTCGTCGGAAGTTATCAGGCTGCCACAGATATTTTTTGGGTTGGTCCAAAATGCCCATTCGTTCGGCGAAGCGACGCACGAATGCGACGTCGTGTGCCATGTGCAGCCGCAAGCTTAGGTCGgcgaaaaaattggagctcactcagactcactcaagatatattttgctctgagggctcactcagactcagagtgagtgaataaactttattaaaagtccgggcgaggcggggggaagaggggattaacccctgtcccgtgccactctccgtcgatgatggcgtcacgtgacggcttgaagcccttggacccgggcggcatcctcggcttgccggacggcccaaagttggtcggtcagcttgtcgctggtgagtgccgcctcccagcggcagcgacgccgacgcagccgatcctcagcagtgaccacagccgcggcggcggtcggcccctgccctcgcgcggtggtagcagttcgtccctgtctaacaagtgtcgcgaagtgagcggcgg from Rhipicephalus sanguineus isolate Rsan-2018 unplaced genomic scaffold, BIME_Rsan_1.4 Seq393, whole genome shotgun sequence carries:
- the LOC125756652 gene encoding uncharacterized protein K02A2.6-like, whose protein sequence is MKMLARSYVWWPQLTQDIENIVKSCCTCQLTQNASPKAPLQTWGWPSRRWQRIHLDFAFADNKWLLVLVDAHSKWVEVFVMNSTTTEKTIERLRGVFASYGLPEEVVTDNGPQFTAKSFTEFLLKNGVRHTRTPPYHPASNGSAERCVQTVKRDLTRQLLDERSSGQSKTLQHRIDLFLFRYRNTPTTTTGQTPAELFLSWSPRTRLTMLQPDLERRMEERFSKVKAQVDERRGSERAYKEGESVLVQGLRPGDPKWLIGVIERRCSAVTYLVRVGSENRFTHVDNLRPRYFESVEEGPSERPCFVPSSIPEPGSEAPPTSPRPLPVREPPRSATAPPEPPGDSAPSEQPNASPHQGSAPAASPLRIPASPLGAQTLRRSARTRKPPDWYRP